GCCAACAAGTGTTTGCTGATGGCCGCCGTGTGTTATAATTTGAAAAGACTCCTAAAATGGATGGGGGAAGCCGAAGGCAAAGGCGAAAAAACGCTTGGCCAGCTACTGGTTATGCTGTACTGGCTACCGGTTCTCTACAGCCGAAGAGGAGAGCAAATACAAACCAGCTTAAGCTACGCTTGCTAAAATCAAAAAACCACATACAAATACTGTTTTAGTTCCGAGTTGTGCAACAGCCACCTGTGTTAGCCGCTTCTCTAAAACAAGCCAACCATTTGAGTAAAGGCATAATTAAAAAACATACGGCATAGATAAGCCAGTACGATTCCTGCAAAACTGTATAAAGCCAATCGGATGACTATTCCTCCAACTTGTACAAGAGCTAGTCGCATGTTGCCTTCAAAAGTCTTATGAAGCGATACAGCACCAAATGAAACACCTGTGATACCTCCATATAATAACAAAGGCATTTCAATGATTTCAAATCGCCCAAGGAAAAGCAAGATTGCAGTTACTAAACTTAACAGGAAAGTCAGGCCATATCTGAGAAAAGTATGTCTATCCGCAGAGAGAACAGAAAACAACAGTATAGCATAATAGTTTATTCCCAGACTGAAAAAGAGTGCTGAAAAGGCAAGTAAGATTATAACTATTGTCCACAACATAAGAGAATAGTTGTAATTGCGGCTAACTGAACAGGTGTTGCTGACAGTACAGGACGTCTGAGTTATTGTAGCCTACTCTTCAATCGTTATTGGTAATTTATTTCGGATGTAAGTTAATGCAAAGCATGTGGTGCAGCAATACCATGCTCTCAACAGGTTGGCAGCGGTAAATAATTTATTGGCAACATTGCTTAAACCAGTAATGATCTATTTCATAAAGACGGTATCCTTTTTTAGTCTCAATAAAACCAAAGTAGATTTTCGGTGGATTATTATTTTTGGTACTGCGGGTGACCACCATTTTCCTTAGCCGGTAGCCGCTACCTACCTTCTTAATTTCTTTTTTAACCTGAGAGGTAAGCAGATTATAAAATTCTACCTCTGAGGAGGTATATTCCAATTTGGTTCTGTCAACAATTCTTTTCTGTACCTCATCATCAATCACTTCCCCAAAACATTTATCTATAAACTTGCCTACTGGAAGCAGTTGGTCGCATACGTATAAAGTATCCAGTGCAATATTTTTGAAGTTCTTCATCCCAGGTTCTTTTACTGCTGCTACAAAGGTTTTCCAGAATGCCAGAAATTTTAAATCATCTGCACTGGGTGGCGTTTTGGGTGCTTCAGGTTGGCCTGATTCCACCATGTCTTCTTCCTGCTCGGCAGTAGGCACAAATAATCCTCTGGCGGTCAGAACGCCTGACTTTTTTAAAGCAAACAGGTCTTCGACATAATTGCCATAAATAGCAATGGCGCTGTCGCCCTCTGTTTTAAAATAGGGTTTTGGAAATAAATATTCAAGCTGTCGCCCTTCATCGTCAACCGTTTTCGTTGGAAAGGTAACTTTCGCAACAAATTTTATTTTTACAGGTTTGATTTCCGTGTGCTTATTGTAGGGATGTTCATAGTCGTCGGCTGTATACGTACCCGCCCATCGTCCGTCTTTGGTTTTGTAAACGTCATTGTATTGGTACTTCTGGTGATAATATGTACCGCTGTCCGCTGAAACATACAGCAAAACATTTTTATACTTAGAAAAGGGCGGTTTTCCATAATGGTCGTAGGCGACAAATTCAATAGTGTCCTCTGGAAAATCACCATACACTTTTTGCAGAATGGCGTATTTCCCTTTAAATCCGTTGTCCATAGAACCTTGTTCATGAGGCAATGGTTCAACTGAGACCCTTTCCCCAACAAAAGCAAATAAGCGGTTGCTGTTTCCTGCACCGTAGTTCTTTATAAAACTTCGGGGTGAGTCAACGAATGCAGCTTTTTTGATGTTAGATATTACGGTATCTTTTTTACTGCTGTTAGTCGTGTCATTTGATTGACTGTTACAACTTAATAGCAGTGTAATACTAAGAGTTATTGTTAGTTTAAGTATGGTTGCCATAATGTTGCCACTAGCAATCTAATATATTAACCTTCTAGTCTAATTTACTTTTTGCTGCTTTATAAGACTATCGTAGCCTATCTCTAACTTCCATTAGTGCAAAGCCTAGCAGGTTCTGCCCACGCCATTGGTGCGGGTTCTTTGCCTGCATACTATCCTGCGTGAGTCCTATGCCCCAGATGGTATCCACTGGACTGGCTTCCACTATTACCTTATTGCCCGTAGCCAGCAAGTATTCCTTATAACCTTTGTTCTGGGTAAACTTGTGGTAGTTGCCTTCCTTAACAATGGTAAAACAGTGCTGCTCCCATGCAGTTGCATCAAATCTTTTCACCTGCCTACCCAAATCTTTAGCTTCTTTGGGCGTATTCGCATTGATAATCTTTTCTAATATCTCTACATCATTGAATAACCTGGCTTTACCTGCCATCATCCTGTGTTCTGCCGTTGGGTAGGTTATTCCATCAACAACAAAGTGGGAAGGATACCATTGGCTGAAAAGAAACTTGCCAACCTGCTCTCCTGTTTTGTTGGTGTGTCCCCAGAAGAATAGGTAATCAATACTTTCGTTATTGTCGTATCGCTGTTGTAGCCAGTTTATATCATAGGAGATCATATAGTTATAGTGTTTTTATTCAGAGTATTTATTTCTAGCTATAAATACTACTTATCTTTTGTTTAGTCACAGAACTAGTCTTATCCATTTATTATCTCAGGGTTTCGCTCAATAGCTTCTTTGAATTTAACCTGCCAGCTTACCAGATGGATGGCCGTTTCCTCTAATTGTTCATCGAAGTATATCCAACAATTACAAGCATTTGACAACTGTTGCAAATGATCTATTTCAGTTTTTGTAATGCAGGTTCTTCCATACTCCCGTTCACCATTCACCAAAGCATCCCATAAAACATACTCTAGATTTTGTAACCAACCAGCAGAGTAGCCTGCTTTAGAAATGTCACTCATTGCATCTGCCAATGCCTGTTGCTTTTCAGTAAGATCAATTAGCATGGGTGAACATCTTTAGCTTTTAAAGTAAAAGTAACCTGACCGTTATACTCAATGTTGTAACCGTCATTGTCCAGAAATTCAACCTCAACTGTTTCTTCATCCCAAACGCCAAGAATAACACCCTTCATCCCTATTTTGAGCATAGGATTGATGTCTCTTAATAATTCTATGGTCTGATATGGCTGAAACATATATAATAAATTAAAAGTAAAGCATGAGAGGCAACAAACATAAATTGACTTATATAATTAAAAAGCCTCTCGTGATTGAGAGGCTAATGTCTTAGGCTATAGTATTTTAACCCAATTCATCAATAGGAGCTTTCAACACAACCTTGTCATACTGTTCTGCACCTTTGATTAACCGAGAGGCATATTCATAGAGTTGGTTGTTATCCTGAATCTCCACCTTTTCCTCCTTACCTGTATCAAAGAAGGTTACATGCTTCTTCTTTCCATTGAAGTGAAGCCTACAGATTGGCTTACGGTTATTATCATCTAACAAAACACCGAAGTAAGTCTGTTGGTCTCTTTGAGTGATACGACTAACATTGAATTTAGAGCATAAGATAGCACGTACAATGTAGAAGGCTTCCAACTCTTCTGCCGTTGTCTGAATCTTGTTCTCTTCTGTAGCTGTTGTAGCCGTTGCTGTTATTTCTTCCTTTTCAATCTCTTGTTGGCGTTGTTGGTCAGTAGCTAATGCTGATTTTAATCGCTCATTAATAGCATCATTAATATACTGGTGGAAGGAACGCTTTACCAGTCCACGAAACTGCTCTAATACTTTTGCCGTTACCACTGTAGGATATACCGACTTGGCAAAGTAGCGGGTAAAATCATCTGAAGGTTCACTAATTTCATGCACAATCTTGGCTCTCAATTCTGACATGAACTTTAGTTCACTGGCTGTATTAATGATGCTCTCTAGATTAAAATAGCTTTTATGGAACTCCTTCAGCTTTTCTACCTGTACGTCTTTGATGTCATCAATGCGAAACTCAAAGAATGGCTTTTCATCCATCTTATTGGCTTCTACTAGGTCAGTGTAGAAACGATACACAATCCCATTTGTCAGGATACCAAACTTAGCGGAAGATGTATGGAAGTAACGGAACAACTGGCTGTTATGTGGATTTAGATCAGCCGACCAGTGTTTGCATTCAATTAAAATAATTGGCTTCTCATCTTTCAGTATTGCGTAGTCAACTTTCTCACCTTTCTTAATACCGATGTCAGCCACAAACTCTGGCACTACCTCCAACGGGTCAAATACATCGTAGCCTAAACATTGAATGAAGGGCATAATGAAGGCGTTCTTGGTAGCTTCTTCAGTTTGAATTTTATCCTTCATTTTGGCAACTCGGTCAGCAAGTTGCTTTACTTGGTCTTTGAAGTCCATAAATAAACAGTTGGTTTTGGTTTGTAATGTAAGAATTATTCTATAGAAAATATAAGCGTTTATACATATCGCTTAGGGTAAGTTATAACAACGACTTTAATATTAAAAAGACCCAGTTTCCTGTTTCTAGACCTTAACAGGAGGAAACAAGAAACGATATTTAATGCTTCCGCTATGGCAGTAAACTTCATGTTAGCTGAAGTGATTTACTCCTCATACCGATAGTTGTATAATGACTCTAAGAATGCAACAAAGTCATTCCCCAAGAATGCAATAGGGTCAGTATCAAAGTTGGACATTAAGCCAAACGAATGAAATGTGCTGTTGATTTTATGGAAGGCATAACCAGTATCGGCTGCATCCTTACCAAAGAGAAAGTAATCTGGAATGTCAGACATTAAAAGTTCATAATCAATGTTAACCTGCCTGAGTTCAGTAATAGGAAAAAAACACAGCCAACTATCTTCTCCAACCTCACCTTCACCACCATTAAACCCTTTCATTACCTCAATGTAAGAGTCAGGAAATCGGAATTCAAATGATTTGATTATTCCTTCAAATTCCAGTTCCTGCATTGGTTCATCTTTTTCCAGACCTGATAGAAGATGGTCAACTCTTTCTTTTAAATCCTTTTGCACTTTCTTGAAGATTGTTAATTTCGGCTAACGGAGAGGCTTTCTGAAGCACAGGCATCTGTGATTCTGTAACCTCGTTCCTGATTTAAAGATAATAGAATTTATGGGTTGAGTGTTTATACTACAGCCTGTATTTCGGGAAACCTGCGTTATCGGCTCAGCTCAGGCATCTAGCAATTCAGCTTCATTAAATTCTACAAACCGACTGCCTGCATTGGTCATGATTTCAACTTTAAGTTTTGAGCTTTGAACAGTTCCATAAGCATTCATGTATGTATGCTTTTGTGAATGAAGCTGTTTTATTTCCATTATAGTGGGTCGCCCTAAAAACGGAATTTCTTTTTTGATGTATACAATAGCATCTTTAAAACGAAGCACCTTGTTTTCAAATACGTTGTTTTCCCAGTCTACAGGAAAGTGAAGCAAGAAATCCAATGTCTGAGAGGCAGTATCTTCTCTTACTTCAAGAACTATCGCATCATGGAAGGAAAAATCGTCGAAAATCATAATGGTTTTGGTTGCCGATAACTATCTAATATATGCAACTCCTTGTTCCATTTACTATTGACTACCAATAAAATTTGGAACAAATTTGCACTGGTAATGCGAATCTGGTAACAAAGAAAACGCAAGTTCTACTAATTACTATTGCAGTCCATTTGTGGCTTACAACAACTACTATTCTTTCTCTCAATGATTGCAGTTTACAATTAAAGGCAAGTAAATAAATAATAGCGTTTTAAAGAGGCAATAAATAAAAAAAAGAAAAGCACTCTGTTAAGAGTGCTTTTCTTTTATGTAAACTATATTATTACTTCTCAATTCTACCTAGTCATGTACTTACTTAAATAAGCGCCAAATGTCTAAGCCAAAAGCATAGACCATCAAGCTCAACAGCAGTACCATACCTACCATTTGCGCATACTCCATGAACTTATCGCTAGGCTTGCGGCCAGTGATCATTTCATAAATGGTAAACAGTGCGTGACCACCATCCAGAGCCGGAATAGGAAGGATATTCATGAAGGCCAGGATAATAGAGAATAAGGCTGTCATGGTCCAGAAACGCTGCCAATCCCAGCTGCCGCCAAAGGTTTTACCAATGGAAAGCACACTGCCTAGGTTGTCTTTTACTTTATGTTCTTTAGAGGTGAACAATAGCCCTATACCTCTAACATATTCTTTTAGCTTATCTACACCAAAGCTAATACCCGCTGGAATAGACTCCGCAAACGTGTATTCCTTCTTCTCGGTTACAAATACGTTTTTAGGGAAAAAGCCTACACTACCCGTCTCCGTAGTTTTTACGCTAACATCAACTGTGTCTTTGCCATTGCGTAACACTTTCAGTGTAACCGGTGTGCTCTTAAACTGGCGTTTTACTTTTTCAAATTCATGGAAGTAAGGTGTAGGCTGATTATTCAGCGCCACTATCTGATCACCTTTTTGTAGTTTACCGCTGATATAATTTACATCGTCAGAAAGGCTGTCAATGATAATAGGGAAACGCGGAGAAACAAAACCTTTCAATTGGTTTTGCGTTAGCTTACTTATAAATCCTTCTGGCAGGTTAATGACTGTATCCTTTCCGCTTCTGTTGATAGTCAGGTTGGCCTTTTCATTCAACATTAAGCTAGCTGGAAGGTCGTTGTAATAAGCCAGCGGTTTATTATTAATGGCTGTGATCAAATCGCCATCTTTAACACCCACATTCGTAGCCAATGAATCGGCCGCCAATCCATAGGTCAGGTTTTTCATGGGCAGGCGCTCTTCACCCCAAACAAAAAGGATCATAGCAAACAGCACCAGTGCCAGGATAAAGTTCACTACTACCCCACCGATCATAATGATCAAACGTTGCCAGGCTGGCTTGCTACGAAACTCGTAAGGCTGAGCCGGCTGGTTCATTTGCTCTTTATCCATGCTCTCATCAATCATACCAGCAATCTTCACATAGCCACCCAAGGGTACCCAGCCAAGACCGTATTCTGTTTCTCCTATTTTCTTCTTCCACAGGGAGAACCAGGGATTAAAAAACAGGTAAAATTTATCGACGCGGCAACCAAACCATTTTGCAGGAAAGAAGTGCCCCATTTCATGGAGTACAACCAGTATAGAGAAAGCCAAAATAAATTGCCCGATGTTGGCAAATAAGGCGGACCAATTAACAGCTAATAAAAACATATTGAATGATATCAGAAGAATCTTTTATTGAAAAAATCAAGTAACAAATATCTTATAATAAACCAACCTGCGTGCACCCTTTGTCATTTTAGGACGCAGCTCAGCTATTATTAACGGTGTTTTAAGTGTTTGATTTTACAGCTTGATCATCTCTGCGGCATAGGTTCTGGCCTCACCATCGCTATCCAAATACTCCTCCAAAGTAGGCTGTTGAATGAACTTCACTTTTTGCATGGTATGCTCTATAACATCCGTCATATCAAGGAAGCCCAGCTTGTTCCGTAAGAACGCATACACCGCAATTTCGTTGGCGGCGTTCATAATACAGGCCAGATTTCCTCCCTTATTCAGGGCTTCAATGGCCAGCGTGAGATTACGGAAAGTGCGATAGTCGGGCTCGTCGAATGTTAACGTTTTGAACTTTTTGAAATCGCAACGCGGATAGCTATTTTGAATGCGCTGAGGGAAAGCTAAAGCGTATTGAATGGGTAACTTCATATCTGGCAGTCCCATTTGCGCTTTGATGCTACCATCTTCAAATTGCACCATGGAGTGCACGATGCTTTGTGGGTGTATAAGCACCTCAATCTGTTCAGGACGTAGATTGAATAACCATTTGGCTTCAATCATTTCCAAACCCTTATTCATCAATGTAGCTGAATCTACGCTGATCTTGGCACCCATGCTCCAGTTGGGATGTTGCAGGGCGTGCTCCCGTTTTACATTCACCAGGTAGTTTGGCTTACGACCCAGGAATGGTCCACCAGAAGCGGTTAGCAAGATCTTCTCAACCGGGTTGCGGGTTTCCCCTACGAGGCATTGAAATATTGCGGAATGCTCGGAATCGACGGGAATAATTGGTACGCGCTTTTGAAAGGCCGTTTGCATTACGATATCGCCAGCCACCACCAGCGTTTCTTTATTAGCAAGCGCAATAGCCTTGCCGGCATTGATGGCGCTAAGTGTAGGTTTCAAACCAGCATAACCAACAATGGCTGCCAGCATGAGGTCATAGATATCCATACCTGCCACTTCTTCCAATGCTTTCTCTCCAGCAAATACTTTACTATCCGAAGATGCTAAAGCTTCGCGTACTTTGGCATATTTACTTTCATCGCAGATCACCACCACGTTTGGCTTAAACTTAATCGCCTGTTCAATCAGTAGATCCTCGTTGCCATTGGCGGTCAATATTTCTACAGAAAACTTATCAGGGTTAGCCGCAATCACATCCAGGGCCTGTGTACCAATAGACCCTGTTGAACCAAAGATGCCAATGCGTTTTATCGAGGCGTTTGCATTCATAGTGGATTTATAAAAATAAGTAAGTCATTAGGGAATAACAAAATAGGTTCATTATGACTCTATCCAGTTTTGTAAAGCGTTAGCAATAGCACGATCGTTACTTAAGCGAGGCACTTTATTCTGCCCGCCTAACTTGCCGATCGATTTCATATAATCAATGAAGCCATTCTTGCGCACCACAGAAATTTTCAGCGGCTGCAAAATATTACCCCTGATCAGATCATCGTAATAGATATTTTTTTGACGCAGGTTCTCATTTACCTGTTGTGCAAAGGCTTCAAGATTGTCAGGTTTGTTTTCAAATTCAACGAACCACTCGTGGTAGCTCTTTCCTTCGCCCTGTTGAATAAATGGAGCTACGGTGAATTCGGTGATGCGTACATTGTTTCTTTCAGCAGCTTTTAACAGGCTGTGTTCTACTTCTTCACCAATAACGTGCTCACCAAACGCCGAAATAAAATGCTTGGTACGACCTGTAACAACTAAACGATATGGATCTGTACTAACAAACTTTACTGTATCGCCCAGGTTGTAACTCCATAAACCGGCATTATTGTTTATAATCAAGGCATAGTTCTCTCCCACTTTTACATCGTGCAAAGAAAGACGCGTAGGATTATCATTAAATATTTCGCCAGCAGGAATAAATTCAAAGAAGATACCGCTATTGGTATTTAACAATAGGCCTTCTTCTGTTTGCGTATCCTGGAAAGCGAAGAAACCTTCAGAGGCAGGGAAGGTTTCGATAGCATCGATCTTCTGACCAATGCTTTCAAAAAGTTTTGCTCTATAAGGTTCAAAGTTGACGCCGCCATGCACCAACACAGAGAATTGCGGAAAAAGGTCTTTGATCCTTTTACCACTTTTTTCCTGCAAGCGATCAAAGTACATCTGCACCCATGGCGGAATACCGCTGATCAGTGTCATGTCTTGGTTGATCGTTTCCTCTACAATCTTATCCAACTTGGTTTCCCAGTCTTCAATGCAGTTGGTCTCATAGCTGGGCAGTTGGTTAGAGCGCAGATATTTAGGAACGTGGTGATTGACTATGCCGCTCAAACGACCTGTAGGAATACCGCCAATACGCTCCAGCTCTGGCGAGCCAGACAGGAAAATTAATTTGCCGTCGGCAAAGGCTGTATTTCCTGTTTCAGCCATATAGCAGAGCAAGGCATTACGGGCTGTATTGATGTGGTTGGGAATCGATTCATTTGTAATGGGAATGTATTTTACCCCACTAGTAGTGCCAGAGGTTTTGGCAAAATAGATGGGCTTACCCTTCCACAGTACATTATGCCGGCCCTCTTTTACCTTATTTATATAAGGCTTAAAGGCCTCATAATCGCGAATGGGCACGCCTTGAGTGTACTCCCTATAGGAGTTAATATTTCCAAACTGGTGATCTTTTCCGAACTCTGTATTCTTTCCAACCTTTAAAAGCTCCTTTAAAATAGCATCCTGATCGGCAAGGGCAGTATGCATACCCTTACGTATTTTTGAATGTATATAGGAAGCAAAAGGCTTTGCTAATAGTGATTTGATTTTCATCGTAGGCTTATATAAAGCTGCTGCCCCTCTTCCCAGAGGGAAAAAATGGCTGCTAAACCGGCACGAATATACTGAATAGCCGTTAAGGCGCTCTTAATTTAGCTTTAACAAAAGGGAAATTGTTGGTCACTTCAGAAAATACCATTACC
This genomic interval from Flavisolibacter tropicus contains the following:
- a CDS encoding GH3 auxin-responsive promoter family protein produces the protein MKIKSLLAKPFASYIHSKIRKGMHTALADQDAILKELLKVGKNTEFGKDHQFGNINSYREYTQGVPIRDYEAFKPYINKVKEGRHNVLWKGKPIYFAKTSGTTSGVKYIPITNESIPNHINTARNALLCYMAETGNTAFADGKLIFLSGSPELERIGGIPTGRLSGIVNHHVPKYLRSNQLPSYETNCIEDWETKLDKIVEETINQDMTLISGIPPWVQMYFDRLQEKSGKRIKDLFPQFSVLVHGGVNFEPYRAKLFESIGQKIDAIETFPASEGFFAFQDTQTEEGLLLNTNSGIFFEFIPAGEIFNDNPTRLSLHDVKVGENYALIINNNAGLWSYNLGDTVKFVSTDPYRLVVTGRTKHFISAFGEHVIGEEVEHSLLKAAERNNVRITEFTVAPFIQQGEGKSYHEWFVEFENKPDNLEAFAQQVNENLRQKNIYYDDLIRGNILQPLKISVVRKNGFIDYMKSIGKLGGQNKVPRLSNDRAIANALQNWIES
- a CDS encoding 1-deoxy-D-xylulose-5-phosphate reductoisomerase, with translation MNANASIKRIGIFGSTGSIGTQALDVIAANPDKFSVEILTANGNEDLLIEQAIKFKPNVVVICDESKYAKVREALASSDSKVFAGEKALEEVAGMDIYDLMLAAIVGYAGLKPTLSAINAGKAIALANKETLVVAGDIVMQTAFQKRVPIIPVDSEHSAIFQCLVGETRNPVEKILLTASGGPFLGRKPNYLVNVKREHALQHPNWSMGAKISVDSATLMNKGLEMIEAKWLFNLRPEQIEVLIHPQSIVHSMVQFEDGSIKAQMGLPDMKLPIQYALAFPQRIQNSYPRCDFKKFKTLTFDEPDYRTFRNLTLAIEALNKGGNLACIMNAANEIAVYAFLRNKLGFLDMTDVIEHTMQKVKFIQQPTLEEYLDSDGEARTYAAEMIKL
- a CDS encoding SMI1/KNR4 family protein, which codes for MQKDLKERVDHLLSGLEKDEPMQELEFEGIIKSFEFRFPDSYIEVMKGFNGGEGEVGEDSWLCFFPITELRQVNIDYELLMSDIPDYFLFGKDAADTGYAFHKINSTFHSFGLMSNFDTDPIAFLGNDFVAFLESLYNYRYEE
- a CDS encoding NADAR family protein → MISYDINWLQQRYDNNESIDYLFFWGHTNKTGEQVGKFLFSQWYPSHFVVDGITYPTAEHRMMAGKARLFNDVEILEKIINANTPKEAKDLGRQVKRFDATAWEQHCFTIVKEGNYHKFTQNKGYKEYLLATGNKVIVEASPVDTIWGIGLTQDSMQAKNPHQWRGQNLLGFALMEVRDRLR
- a CDS encoding type I restriction endonuclease; translated protein: MDFKDQVKQLADRVAKMKDKIQTEEATKNAFIMPFIQCLGYDVFDPLEVVPEFVADIGIKKGEKVDYAILKDEKPIILIECKHWSADLNPHNSQLFRYFHTSSAKFGILTNGIVYRFYTDLVEANKMDEKPFFEFRIDDIKDVQVEKLKEFHKSYFNLESIINTASELKFMSELRAKIVHEISEPSDDFTRYFAKSVYPTVVTAKVLEQFRGLVKRSFHQYINDAINERLKSALATDQQRQQEIEKEEITATATTATEENKIQTTAEELEAFYIVRAILCSKFNVSRITQRDQQTYFGVLLDDNNRKPICRLHFNGKKKHVTFFDTGKEEKVEIQDNNQLYEYASRLIKGAEQYDKVVLKAPIDELG
- the rseP gene encoding RIP metalloprotease RseP, whose product is MFLLAVNWSALFANIGQFILAFSILVVLHEMGHFFPAKWFGCRVDKFYLFFNPWFSLWKKKIGETEYGLGWVPLGGYVKIAGMIDESMDKEQMNQPAQPYEFRSKPAWQRLIIMIGGVVVNFILALVLFAMILFVWGEERLPMKNLTYGLAADSLATNVGVKDGDLITAINNKPLAYYNDLPASLMLNEKANLTINRSGKDTVINLPEGFISKLTQNQLKGFVSPRFPIIIDSLSDDVNYISGKLQKGDQIVALNNQPTPYFHEFEKVKRQFKSTPVTLKVLRNGKDTVDVSVKTTETGSVGFFPKNVFVTEKKEYTFAESIPAGISFGVDKLKEYVRGIGLLFTSKEHKVKDNLGSVLSIGKTFGGSWDWQRFWTMTALFSIILAFMNILPIPALDGGHALFTIYEMITGRKPSDKFMEYAQMVGMVLLLSLMVYAFGLDIWRLFK